Proteins encoded together in one Lysinibacillus sp. FSL K6-0232 window:
- a CDS encoding cytochrome c oxidase assembly protein — MHAHTQNFPIIVQLILAVPFLIALIAYIVAVILSNQHKKQWPYFHTICWIFGNLCAISTVIGPLASLMHHHFVAHMIGHLLFGMLAPLLMALAAPITLLLRTLPVNMARALSRTMKNRYCRFIRNPIIASILNVGGLWLLYTTPLFDLMHSSLLLYVLIHIHIFLAGYVFTIAFIYIDPTPHPYSYIFRSLILLIALAAHSILSKYIYAFPPWQVPAEQAELGAIIMYYGGDTIEIILIVILFYQWFKSTRKSIRLNRIPV, encoded by the coding sequence ATGCATGCTCACACTCAAAATTTCCCTATTATTGTGCAGCTCATACTGGCTGTGCCATTTCTTATTGCCCTTATTGCCTATATTGTAGCTGTTATTCTTTCCAATCAACATAAAAAGCAATGGCCTTATTTCCACACCATATGCTGGATTTTCGGCAATTTATGTGCCATCTCCACTGTTATTGGTCCATTGGCATCGCTAATGCATCATCATTTTGTAGCACATATGATAGGGCATCTACTGTTTGGTATGCTTGCACCACTTCTGATGGCATTAGCAGCACCCATTACGCTCCTATTAAGGACTTTACCAGTAAATATGGCACGTGCACTTTCTCGTACAATGAAAAATCGTTATTGTCGTTTTATTCGTAATCCAATTATTGCCTCAATATTAAATGTAGGCGGCTTATGGCTGCTTTATACAACGCCACTCTTTGACCTTATGCATAGCAGCTTACTGTTATATGTATTGATTCATATTCATATTTTTCTAGCAGGCTATGTGTTTACAATTGCCTTTATTTATATTGATCCAACTCCACATCCATACTCGTATATTTTTCGCTCACTTATATTATTAATAGCATTAGCAGCACACTCTATCTTATCAAAATATATTTATGCATTTCCCCCTTGGCAGGTACCAGCTGAGCAGGCAGAGCTAGGCGCCATAATAATGTATTACGGTGGTGACACCATTGAAATCATACTTATTGTCATTCTCTTTTATCAATGGTTTAAAAGCACAAGAAAATCTATCCGACTAAATCGCATTCCTGTTTAG